One stretch of Pseudomonas azotoformans DNA includes these proteins:
- a CDS encoding HalD/BesD family halogenase yields MNYVLDEARLQQHHHNNFTEEKLFSLRHEFSRDGFIKLRNIVDDELRNFITAEVNSLIDHQLERRDLHLATTDNTPRYMSVVRSEFIAENSPLINALSKSEVLLGTLSLIAGTPIVASVSKDEEFLITKQERKGDTHGWHWGDYSFALIWIIETPPIAKGGMLQCVPHTSWDKSNPRIHELLCSNPIATYGFKTGDIYFLRTDTTLHRTIPLNEDATRIILNMTWAAEKDLARNLHGNDRWWEDKHAEAAKSLT; encoded by the coding sequence ATGAACTACGTACTTGATGAGGCCCGCCTGCAACAACATCACCATAATAATTTTACCGAAGAGAAACTGTTTTCCTTGCGTCATGAGTTTTCTCGCGACGGCTTTATAAAACTGCGTAATATCGTCGATGATGAGCTGCGCAACTTCATCACGGCAGAAGTTAACAGTTTGATTGATCATCAACTTGAACGTCGCGACTTGCATCTGGCAACTACCGATAACACACCGCGCTACATGAGCGTGGTGCGCAGCGAGTTCATTGCTGAAAACAGTCCGTTGATCAACGCGCTGTCGAAGTCCGAAGTACTGCTCGGTACTTTGTCCCTGATTGCAGGCACGCCAATCGTGGCATCCGTCTCCAAGGACGAGGAATTCCTGATCACCAAACAGGAACGCAAGGGGGATACCCACGGCTGGCACTGGGGCGATTACAGTTTTGCCCTGATCTGGATTATCGAAACACCCCCGATTGCCAAGGGCGGGATGCTGCAATGTGTGCCTCACACCTCTTGGGACAAATCCAACCCGCGGATCCACGAACTGCTGTGCAGTAATCCGATTGCGACCTACGGCTTCAAGACGGGAGATATCTATTTCCTGCGCACCGACACCACCCTGCACCGCACCATTCCGCTGAATGAAGATGCCACGCGGATCATCCTCAATATGACGTGGGCCGCAGAAAAAGATCTTGCCCGAAACCTTCACGGCAATGACCGCTGGTGGGAAGACAAGCACGCCGAGGCCGCAAAAAGCCTGACGTAG
- a CDS encoding serine hydroxymethyltransferase, whose amino-acid sequence MHDIQCLQRANALLAQAHSHAAMADLVRAAVARNDQWRGQQCINLVAAESPTSPSVRALLSSEVGTRASGGHIGRDNRFFSGMKNIDELESLCVELLKTTLRVRHADHRLLGGMAAVLAAYTALARPGDNVMTVPVIRGGDTSNRTNGPPGVRGLKVWDIPFVHKTADIDLNRFSEVAQALKPAVIGLGMTLTLFPLPVADIKGIVSPWGGKVYFDAAHQLGLISAGLFQDPLAEGADLMTGSSGKTFSGPQGGVMVWNDDALTAPVHEAIFPTLTGSHQINRVAALAVAATEMLAYGPAYMKQVVSNAQALARHLDLRGVTAFYRDQGYTRTHQIVIDSKPFASGREAVQRLEAANIIANEMPLPWDANPYKETGIRLGTVEVTRLGMKEREMAWIAEQIAKVLLHREDPMAVANGVIDFMKNHRTVYFCHENGLPR is encoded by the coding sequence ATGCACGATATCCAATGTCTCCAACGCGCCAATGCCTTGCTTGCACAGGCGCACTCTCATGCAGCCATGGCTGACCTGGTCCGGGCGGCCGTGGCTCGAAATGACCAGTGGCGCGGGCAACAGTGCATCAATCTCGTGGCTGCCGAGTCTCCAACCAGTCCCTCTGTGCGCGCGTTGCTGTCCAGTGAAGTCGGCACGCGCGCCTCAGGTGGGCACATTGGGCGTGACAACCGGTTTTTCTCTGGCATGAAGAATATCGACGAACTGGAATCGCTGTGTGTGGAGCTGTTGAAAACCACCTTGCGCGTCCGGCATGCCGATCATCGATTGCTGGGCGGTATGGCCGCTGTGCTGGCGGCTTACACGGCATTGGCCCGTCCAGGCGACAATGTCATGACCGTTCCGGTGATCAGGGGCGGTGATACCAGCAACCGAACCAATGGACCTCCCGGGGTACGCGGGCTCAAGGTCTGGGATATTCCCTTCGTACACAAGACTGCGGATATCGATCTCAACCGCTTCAGCGAGGTTGCCCAGGCCTTGAAACCTGCCGTCATCGGGCTGGGCATGACGTTGACCCTGTTCCCCCTGCCCGTGGCAGACATCAAGGGGATCGTCTCGCCCTGGGGAGGCAAGGTCTATTTTGACGCCGCCCATCAACTGGGCTTGATCAGCGCCGGGTTGTTCCAAGACCCACTGGCCGAAGGGGCGGACCTGATGACCGGCTCTTCCGGAAAGACCTTCAGTGGCCCTCAGGGCGGCGTGATGGTGTGGAACGATGACGCGTTGACGGCACCTGTGCATGAGGCGATTTTCCCCACCCTGACCGGCAGCCATCAGATCAACCGGGTTGCGGCGCTCGCGGTGGCGGCGACCGAGATGCTGGCGTATGGGCCGGCCTATATGAAGCAAGTGGTGAGCAACGCACAGGCGTTGGCCCGGCACTTGGACCTGCGGGGCGTGACGGCCTTTTATCGAGACCAGGGCTACACCCGAACCCATCAGATCGTGATCGATTCAAAACCCTTCGCCAGCGGCCGCGAGGCGGTGCAGCGCCTGGAGGCGGCGAACATCATCGCCAATGAAATGCCGCTGCCTTGGGACGCCAATCCCTACAAGGAAACGGGCATTCGATTGGGCACTGTAGAAGTCACCCGGCTAGGGATGAAAGAGCGGGAGATGGCGTGGATAGCCGAACAGATTGCCAAGGTGCTGTTGCATAGGGAGGACCCCATGGCGGTCGCCAACGGTGTGATCGATTTCATGAAGAACCACAGGACGGTCTACTTCTGCCATGAAAATGGGCTGCCGCGCTAA
- a CDS encoding LysE family translocator, with amino-acid sequence MPDTVVSIYQATLTFAVAAIALLASPGPATLALAASGAAYGMKRSVAFFLGITLGLVVAMTVVGTGLYVVLHSFPVVATVLTGISILYILSLAYRIGTAPPIKDEQAVVSPGWGAGFVLGAANIKAYAAFAALLGSFTLGTAPAWEQAAKASICLLVCVVFDFLWLLVGSKLRKLFIHPTWSRVLNVSFALLMIATVAWSFTLTQ; translated from the coding sequence ATGCCCGACACGGTTGTTTCCATTTACCAGGCGACGCTGACATTCGCGGTCGCTGCCATCGCCCTGCTGGCCAGCCCAGGTCCGGCCACGCTGGCGCTCGCGGCGAGCGGTGCCGCTTATGGCATGAAGCGTTCGGTTGCGTTTTTCCTGGGCATTACGTTGGGCCTGGTGGTTGCCATGACAGTGGTGGGCACGGGCCTGTATGTGGTGCTGCACAGCTTTCCGGTAGTGGCGACGGTACTGACCGGTATTTCCATTCTGTATATTTTGTCGCTGGCCTATCGCATTGGCACGGCGCCGCCCATCAAGGATGAACAGGCTGTCGTTTCGCCTGGCTGGGGCGCGGGGTTTGTGCTGGGAGCCGCCAACATCAAGGCGTATGCAGCGTTTGCGGCGTTGTTGGGCAGTTTCACCCTGGGCACTGCGCCAGCCTGGGAGCAAGCTGCCAAGGCATCGATCTGCCTGTTGGTCTGTGTGGTGTTCGACTTCTTGTGGCTATTGGTGGGCAGCAAGTTGCGCAAGTTGTTCATCCATCCCACTTGGAGTCGTGTACTTAACGTAAGCTTCGCGCTTTTGATGATAGCGACGGTCGCCTGGTCGTTCACGCTGACGCAGTAG
- a CDS encoding LysE family translocator gives MLGTVSALVLLLVVPGPTNTLLLRAGVLFGFAASWRLALIECLAYLLQVSVWGGALLYIAAWSPWAVKATQLVAAAYLLYLSCMLWQRKNSVASPTCDRFSGPYFFLLTVMNPKGLLIVSFIAPMDAFVTLQGYVAFMSTLALVILPVGAAWILFGSRFAGIRGNWLTPLKINRATSIAIGCFAAIMVGRLADSVMH, from the coding sequence ATGTTAGGGACCGTTTCTGCATTGGTGTTGCTGCTGGTAGTGCCCGGCCCGACCAACACCCTGTTACTGCGCGCAGGGGTGTTGTTTGGCTTCGCAGCCTCCTGGCGCCTGGCACTCATCGAGTGCCTGGCCTATCTGCTTCAAGTGTCGGTGTGGGGCGGTGCTCTGCTCTATATTGCCGCCTGGTCGCCATGGGCTGTCAAAGCCACGCAACTGGTCGCAGCCGCTTACCTGCTGTATCTCTCCTGCATGCTGTGGCAGCGCAAGAACAGCGTGGCCAGCCCGACCTGTGACCGTTTTTCAGGGCCCTATTTCTTTTTGCTGACGGTGATGAATCCCAAAGGCTTGCTGATTGTTTCGTTTATCGCGCCGATGGATGCTTTCGTGACGCTACAGGGTTATGTGGCTTTCATGAGTACGCTGGCGTTGGTCATCTTACCCGTGGGGGCTGCGTGGATTCTGTTCGGCAGTCGGTTCGCGGGAATTCGAGGAAACTGGCTGACCCCGCTGAAGATCAATCGGGCAACCTCCATCGCGATTGGCTGTTTTGCGGCGATCATGGTGGGGCGGCTTGCGGATTCAGTGATGCATTAG
- a CDS encoding DUF4197 domain-containing protein, translating to MLRNSLRLTALCAGLLLGANAMALDLSSLSQGDASGGLKDALTQGAQIAVKQLGVPGGFSNNPEVKIGLPGKLGKVADKLKMFGMGDQVTQLETSMNKAAETAVTQAQPILVNAVKNMSVTDAKGILSGGQDSATQYLNKSSREQIRAKFLPIVKAATDKVGVAQQYNALAGKAAAFGAVDAKSANVENYVTEQALDGLFKMIAKQEETIRENPAAAATSLAKKVFGAL from the coding sequence ATGCTCCGTAACTCCCTTCGCCTGACTGCCCTGTGTGCCGGCCTGCTGCTCGGTGCCAACGCCATGGCCCTGGACCTCAGCAGCCTGTCCCAGGGCGATGCCAGCGGCGGCCTCAAGGACGCCCTGACCCAAGGCGCGCAGATCGCCGTGAAGCAACTGGGTGTACCTGGTGGTTTCAGCAACAACCCGGAAGTGAAGATCGGCCTGCCAGGCAAGCTGGGCAAAGTCGCCGACAAGCTGAAAATGTTCGGCATGGGTGACCAGGTCACGCAGCTGGAAACCAGCATGAACAAGGCCGCTGAAACCGCCGTGACCCAGGCCCAGCCGATTCTGGTCAACGCCGTGAAGAACATGAGCGTGACCGACGCCAAGGGCATCCTCAGCGGCGGCCAGGATTCCGCCACCCAGTACCTGAACAAAAGCAGCCGTGAACAGATCCGCGCCAAGTTCCTGCCCATCGTCAAGGCCGCTACCGACAAGGTCGGCGTAGCTCAGCAGTACAATGCCCTGGCCGGCAAGGCTGCGGCTTTCGGTGCGGTGGACGCCAAGAGCGCCAATGTCGAGAACTATGTGACCGAGCAGGCACTGGACGGCCTGTTCAAGATGATTGCCAAGCAGGAAGAAACCATTCGTGAGAACCCGGCGGCGGCGGCCACCAGCCTGGCGAAGAAGGTGTTCGGCGCATTGTAA
- a CDS encoding YbaY family lipoprotein — MKKIILLGLTALLGACQSMSPTPKASLDGEVFYLQRIALPPTATLSVSLQDVSLADAPAVTLAEQKGPVKGQVPLPFHLNYDPAHVKPGHTYSVSARIEVDGKLLFITTERHAVQLNGQDPQPLRLRVDAVAH, encoded by the coding sequence ATGAAAAAGATCATCCTCCTGGGCCTTACCGCCCTGCTCGGAGCCTGCCAGTCCATGAGCCCCACGCCCAAGGCCAGCCTCGATGGCGAAGTGTTCTACCTGCAACGCATCGCCCTGCCGCCGACCGCGACCTTGAGTGTCAGCCTGCAAGACGTTTCCCTGGCAGATGCACCGGCCGTGACCCTGGCCGAGCAGAAAGGCCCGGTCAAAGGCCAGGTGCCGCTGCCGTTTCACCTGAACTACGACCCGGCGCACGTCAAACCCGGCCACACCTACTCGGTGAGCGCTCGCATCGAAGTGGATGGCAAGCTACTGTTTATCACCACCGAGCGGCACGCTGTGCAGCTCAATGGTCAGGATCCTCAACCATTGCGTCTGCGCGTTGACGCGGTGGCCCACTGA
- the plsB gene encoding glycerol-3-phosphate 1-O-acyltransferase PlsB yields the protein MTRSPFRRLVFGTLRRLLYLWVRSETINQSSLTLNLDRSRPVFYVLQSPSLTELAVVDAECTKAGLPRPVLPVSVGPLMEPAAFFYLTPEPDWLGRQDKRGAPPTLTRLVDTLSEHAEENAQIIPVSVFWGQSPESESSPWKLLFADSWAVTGRLRRLLSILILGRKTRVQFSAPINLRELIEHNKGHERTVRMAQRILRVHFRNLKTAVIGPDLSHRRNLVKGLVNMPLVRQAIIDEAEREKISPEKAKAQALRYGNEIASDYTYTAIRFLEVVLSWFWNKIYDGIKVNNIEGVQKVAQGYEVIYVPCHRSHIDYLLLSYLLFKNGLTPPHIAAGINLNMPVIGSLLRRGGAFFMRRTFKGNPLYTSVFNEYLHTLFTKGFPVEYFVEGGRSRTGRMLQPKTGMLAITLRSFLRSSRMPIVFVPVYIGYERVLEGRTYLGELRGASKKKESIFDIFKVVGALKQRFGQVAVNFGEPIKLAEFLDSEQPDWRAQELGPNYKPAWLNETTNRLGEQVARHLNEAAAVNPVNLVALALLSTTRLALDEQAMARQLDLYLALLRRVPYSPHTTLPEGDGLALIKHVKDMDLLSEQSDALGKILYLDEQNAVLMTYYRNNVLHIFALPALLASFFQSSSRMSREQIQRYTHALYPYLQSELFIRWSLEELDSVIDQWLEAFVEQGLLRFENNVYLRPAPSSRHFVLLTLLSKSIAQTLQRFYMAISLLLNSGQNSISAEELEDLCTIMAQRLSILHGLNAPEFFDKSLFRHFIQTLLEQDVLRRDEAGKLSYHDLLGELAEGAAKRVLPAEIRLSIRQVALHRVDGAADAPVEPEESR from the coding sequence ATGACCCGCTCCCCGTTCCGCCGTCTAGTGTTTGGCACCTTGCGCCGACTGTTGTACCTCTGGGTTCGCTCGGAGACGATCAACCAGTCGTCCCTAACCCTTAACCTGGACCGCAGCCGGCCGGTGTTCTACGTCCTGCAATCGCCCTCCCTCACCGAATTGGCCGTGGTCGATGCCGAGTGCACCAAGGCCGGCCTGCCACGCCCGGTGCTGCCGGTGTCGGTCGGCCCGCTGATGGAACCGGCGGCATTCTTCTACCTCACCCCGGAGCCGGACTGGCTCGGCCGCCAGGACAAGCGCGGCGCACCGCCCACGCTGACCCGCCTGGTGGATACCCTCAGCGAACACGCCGAAGAGAATGCACAAATCATTCCGGTCAGCGTGTTCTGGGGCCAGTCCCCCGAAAGCGAGTCCAGCCCGTGGAAGCTGTTGTTTGCCGACAGTTGGGCGGTCACCGGGCGTCTACGTCGCCTGTTGAGCATCCTGATTCTGGGTCGCAAGACCCGCGTGCAATTCTCTGCGCCAATCAACCTGCGTGAATTGATCGAGCACAATAAAGGGCACGAACGCACGGTGCGCATGGCCCAGCGCATCCTGCGTGTGCACTTTCGTAACCTGAAGACGGCGGTGATCGGTCCCGATCTGTCCCACCGGCGCAATCTGGTGAAGGGCCTGGTCAACATGCCGCTGGTGCGCCAGGCCATCATCGACGAGGCCGAACGGGAAAAGATCAGCCCGGAAAAAGCCAAGGCCCAGGCGTTGCGCTACGGCAACGAAATCGCCTCGGACTACACCTACACCGCGATCCGCTTTCTCGAAGTGGTGCTGAGCTGGTTCTGGAACAAGATCTACGACGGCATCAAGGTCAATAACATCGAAGGTGTGCAGAAGGTCGCCCAGGGCTACGAGGTGATCTACGTGCCTTGCCACCGCAGCCATATCGACTACCTGTTGCTGTCCTATTTGCTGTTCAAGAATGGCCTGACCCCACCGCACATCGCCGCCGGGATCAACCTGAACATGCCGGTAATCGGCAGCCTGCTGCGTCGTGGCGGTGCGTTTTTCATGCGCCGCACCTTCAAGGGAAACCCGCTGTACACCTCGGTGTTCAACGAATACCTGCACACTCTGTTCACCAAAGGCTTCCCGGTGGAGTACTTCGTCGAAGGCGGGCGCTCGCGCACCGGGCGCATGTTGCAACCGAAGACCGGGATGCTGGCGATCACCCTGCGCAGCTTCCTGCGCTCCTCGCGCATGCCGATCGTGTTCGTGCCGGTGTACATCGGCTATGAGCGCGTGCTCGAAGGTCGCACCTACCTCGGCGAGCTGCGCGGTGCGAGCAAGAAGAAAGAGTCGATCTTCGATATTTTCAAGGTGGTCGGCGCGCTCAAGCAGCGCTTTGGCCAGGTCGCGGTCAACTTCGGCGAGCCGATCAAGCTGGCCGAATTCCTCGACAGCGAACAACCGGACTGGCGCGCCCAGGAACTGGGCCCGAACTACAAGCCAGCCTGGCTCAACGAGACCACCAACCGCCTCGGCGAACAGGTGGCGCGTCACTTGAATGAAGCCGCCGCCGTGAACCCGGTGAACCTGGTCGCCCTCGCGCTGCTGTCCACCACGCGCCTGGCCCTGGACGAACAAGCCATGGCACGCCAGTTGGACCTGTACCTGGCGCTGCTGCGCCGCGTGCCGTATTCGCCGCACACTACGCTGCCCGAGGGCGATGGCCTGGCGCTGATCAAGCACGTCAAAGACATGGACCTGCTGTCGGAGCAGAGTGATGCCCTGGGCAAGATTCTGTACCTGGACGAGCAGAATGCCGTCCTGATGACCTACTACCGTAACAACGTGCTGCACATCTTCGCCCTGCCGGCGCTGCTGGCGAGTTTCTTCCAGAGCAGCTCGCGGATGAGCCGCGAGCAGATCCAGCGCTACACCCACGCGCTGTACCCGTACCTGCAATCGGAGCTGTTTATCCGCTGGTCGCTGGAAGAACTCGACAGCGTGATCGACCAGTGGCTGGAAGCCTTTGTCGAACAAGGCCTGCTGCGTTTCGAAAACAACGTGTACCTGCGCCCGGCGCCGAGTTCGCGGCACTTTGTGTTGCTGACGTTGCTGTCCAAGAGCATCGCCCAGACCCTGCAACGCTTCTACATGGCGATTTCGCTGCTGCTCAACAGCGGCCAGAACAGCATCAGCGCCGAAGAGCTGGAAGACCTGTGCACGATCATGGCCCAGCGCCTGTCGATCCTGCATGGCCTCAACGCCCCGGAATTCTTTGACAAGAGCCTTTTCCGACATTTCATCCAGACCTTGCTGGAGCAAGATGTGCTGCGCCGTGATGAAGCTGGCAAGTTGAGCTACCACGACCTGCTCGGCGAACTGGCCGAGGGCGCAGCCAAGCGCGTATTGCCGGCGGAGATTCGCCTGTCGATCCGCCAGGTGGCGTTGCATCGTGTGGATGGCGCAGCGGATGCACCTGTCGAACCTGAAGAAAGCCGCTAG
- a CDS encoding cold-shock protein, translating to MATRETGNVKWFNDAKGYGFIQREDGKDVFVHYRAIRGEGHRSLAEGQQVEYAVVTGEKGLQAEDVVGL from the coding sequence ATGGCAACGCGTGAAACCGGCAATGTGAAGTGGTTCAACGATGCAAAGGGCTATGGCTTCATTCAACGCGAAGACGGCAAGGATGTGTTTGTGCATTACCGTGCCATTCGCGGCGAAGGCCACCGCTCCCTGGCCGAGGGCCAGCAGGTGGAATACGCCGTGGTGACCGGCGAGAAGGGGTTGCAGGCGGAGGATGTGGTGGGGCTTTAG
- a CDS encoding putative RNA methyltransferase — MLACPLCNAPLNAVDNGVACPAGHRFDRARQGYLNLLPVQHKNSRDPGDNLAMVEARRDFLNAGHYAPVAKRLAELAAERAPQRWVDIGCGEGYYTAQIAEALPHADGYALDISKEAVKRACKRNPALTWLIASMARVPLASGSCQFLASVFSPLDWEEAKRLLSPGGGLMKVGPTSGHLMELRERLYDEVREYTDDKHLALVPDGMSLAHSETLEFTLSLAEPQDRANLLAMTPHGWRASAERRTHVIEAAEPLVVTVSMRYDYFVLQ, encoded by the coding sequence ATGCTCGCTTGCCCCCTTTGCAATGCCCCGCTCAATGCGGTGGACAATGGCGTCGCGTGCCCGGCCGGGCATCGTTTCGACCGTGCGCGCCAGGGTTATCTGAACCTGTTGCCGGTGCAGCACAAGAACAGCCGCGACCCGGGCGATAACCTGGCCATGGTCGAAGCGCGCCGCGACTTCCTCAACGCCGGGCACTACGCCCCGGTGGCCAAGCGCCTGGCCGAACTCGCCGCTGAGCGCGCGCCGCAGCGCTGGGTCGATATCGGCTGTGGCGAGGGCTACTACACCGCACAGATCGCTGAAGCCCTGCCCCACGCCGACGGCTACGCACTGGATATCTCCAAGGAAGCGGTCAAGCGTGCGTGCAAGCGCAACCCGGCGCTGACCTGGTTGATCGCCAGCATGGCCCGCGTGCCATTGGCGTCAGGTAGCTGCCAGTTTCTCGCCAGCGTGTTCAGCCCACTGGACTGGGAAGAGGCCAAGCGCCTGCTCAGCCCCGGCGGCGGTTTGATGAAGGTCGGCCCGACCAGCGGCCACCTGATGGAACTGCGCGAGCGCCTGTACGACGAAGTGCGTGAATACACCGACGATAAACACCTGGCCCTGGTGCCGGACGGCATGAGCCTGGCGCACAGCGAAACGCTGGAATTCACCCTGAGCCTGGCCGAGCCCCAGGACCGCGCCAACCTGCTGGCGATGACGCCCCATGGCTGGCGTGCCAGCGCCGAGCGCCGTACACACGTGATCGAGGCGGCCGAGCCGCTGGTGGTCACGGTGTCGATGCGCTACGACTATTTCGTGCTTCAATAA
- the dapE gene encoding succinyl-diaminopimelate desuccinylase, which translates to MTAHADLSPTLQLAIDLIRRPSVTPIDADCQKLMMQRLGDAGFALEPMRIEDVDNFWATHGKHDGPVLCFAGHTDVVPTGPVQAWQNDPFDALIDENGMLCGRGAADMKGSLAAMLVASERFVADYPDHKGSVAFLITSDEEGPAHHGTKAVIERLAARKERLDWCIVGEPSSTTLVGDVVKNGRRGSLGATLTVRGVQGHVAYPHLAKNPIHLAAPALAELAAEHWDDGNTFFPPTSFQISNLNSGTGATNVIPGDLTAVFNFRFSTESTVEGLQQRVAQILDKHGLDWHVEWALSGLPFLTEPGALLDAVSASIKAITGRETQASTSGGTSDGRFIATLGTQVVELGPVNATIHQVNERILASDLDVLTEIYYQTLIKLLA; encoded by the coding sequence ATGACGGCCCATGCCGACCTTTCGCCGACCCTTCAACTTGCCATCGACCTGATCCGTCGCCCCTCGGTGACGCCGATCGACGCCGATTGCCAGAAGCTGATGATGCAGCGCCTGGGCGACGCCGGTTTTGCGCTTGAGCCGATGCGCATCGAAGACGTGGACAACTTCTGGGCCACCCATGGCAAGCACGATGGCCCGGTGCTGTGCTTTGCCGGTCACACCGACGTGGTACCGACCGGCCCGGTGCAGGCGTGGCAGAACGACCCGTTCGACGCGTTGATCGACGAAAACGGCATGCTCTGCGGCCGTGGTGCGGCGGACATGAAAGGCAGCCTGGCCGCCATGCTGGTAGCCTCGGAGCGTTTTGTCGCCGACTACCCGGACCACAAGGGCTCAGTCGCCTTCCTGATCACCAGCGATGAAGAAGGCCCGGCGCACCACGGCACCAAGGCTGTGATCGAACGCCTGGCTGCACGCAAGGAACGCCTGGACTGGTGCATCGTCGGCGAACCGTCGAGCACCACGTTGGTGGGCGATGTGGTCAAGAACGGCCGTCGCGGCTCCCTCGGCGCCACCCTGACCGTACGCGGTGTGCAAGGCCACGTAGCCTATCCACACCTGGCAAAGAACCCGATCCACCTGGCCGCGCCGGCCCTGGCCGAACTGGCCGCCGAGCACTGGGATGACGGCAACACCTTCTTCCCGCCGACCAGCTTCCAGATCTCCAACCTCAATTCCGGCACCGGCGCGACCAACGTGATCCCGGGTGACCTGACGGCGGTGTTCAACTTCCGTTTCTCCACCGAGTCCACCGTTGAAGGTCTACAGCAGCGCGTTGCACAGATTCTCGACAAGCACGGCCTGGATTGGCACGTGGAGTGGGCGTTGTCGGGCCTGCCGTTCCTCACCGAACCCGGCGCGCTGCTGGATGCGGTATCCGCCAGCATCAAGGCGATCACCGGGCGTGAGACCCAGGCGTCCACCAGCGGTGGCACCTCCGATGGACGGTTCATCGCCACGTTGGGCACCCAAGTGGTCGAGCTGGGCCCGGTCAATGCAACCATCCACCAGGTCAACGAGCGCATCCTCGCCAGCGACCTCGATGTGCTGACCGAAATCTACTACCAGACCCTGATCAAGTTGCTCGCCTGA